The Octadecabacter arcticus 238 genome contains a region encoding:
- the bluB gene encoding 5,6-dimethylbenzimidazole synthase codes for MPNTSALAQAAPFSESERDAVYKAIYTRRDVRDQFLPEPLPNEVLLRLLDAAHHAPSVGFVQPWNFIVIRSSADRERIWKAFSGANEEAAAMFSGERQSTYQSLKLEGIRKAPVNICVTCDRTRGGDVVLGRTHNKSMDLYSTVCAIQNLWLAARAEGVGMGWVSIFHDADLKRILAIPDRIEIVGYLCLGYVDQLYERPELEVKGWNQRALLDDLIFDGKWQGDP; via the coding sequence ATGCCAAACACGTCAGCGCTGGCTCAGGCCGCACCCTTTTCTGAATCCGAACGCGATGCCGTTTATAAAGCCATCTACACCCGCCGTGATGTGCGCGATCAATTCCTGCCCGAACCACTTCCGAACGAGGTATTACTTAGACTGCTTGATGCGGCGCACCATGCGCCATCGGTTGGCTTCGTGCAGCCATGGAATTTCATCGTCATCCGCAGTTCGGCAGACCGTGAACGGATTTGGAAGGCCTTTAGCGGCGCGAACGAAGAAGCCGCCGCTATGTTTAGCGGTGAACGGCAGTCCACATATCAGTCGCTGAAGTTGGAAGGCATTCGCAAGGCACCAGTGAACATCTGTGTGACCTGTGATCGAACGCGCGGCGGTGATGTCGTGCTGGGCCGAACCCACAACAAAAGCATGGATTTATACAGCACGGTCTGCGCCATCCAGAACCTTTGGCTTGCCGCCCGAGCTGAAGGCGTCGGTATGGGTTGGGTAAGTATTTTCCATGATGCTGACTTAAAGCGTATTCTCGCGATCCCCGACCGGATCGAGATCGTTGGCTACCTATGTCTTGGCTATGTTGATCAGCTTTATGAACGTCCCGAGCTGGAGGTCAAAGGATGGAACCAGCGCGCACTGCTTGACGATCTGATCTTTGATGGAAAATGGCAGGGCGACCCATAA